A genomic segment from Candidatus Brocadia sinica JPN1 encodes:
- a CDS encoding hemerythrin domain-containing protein yields the protein MRSKNVMISMTVSAVLFTSVPFLSLFSQCVARDPVHKPGSHEIKGEKSMELQIPQSLQVEHEELHAELVKATQAGGNTGDAAKAVANILHPHFVKEEEFALPPLGVLSLLAEGKITPEMRSVLVMTDKLKAELHQMHQEHKAIVAALKALIDAAKEEKKMEYVHFAEKLMLHAQTEEEVLYPTSLLIGEYLKLKLKKY from the coding sequence ATGAGAAGTAAAAATGTAATGATTTCAATGACCGTTTCGGCTGTTTTATTTACAAGTGTTCCTTTTTTGTCTCTTTTTTCTCAGTGTGTGGCGCGAGACCCTGTTCATAAACCAGGATCTCATGAGATCAAAGGAGAAAAGAGCATGGAACTCCAAATTCCCCAATCATTACAGGTAGAGCACGAAGAACTTCATGCTGAACTTGTCAAAGCTACGCAGGCAGGAGGGAATACAGGAGATGCTGCAAAGGCCGTTGCGAATATCTTGCATCCACACTTTGTGAAGGAGGAAGAATTTGCATTACCGCCACTTGGTGTATTGTCCCTTTTAGCAGAAGGAAAAATTACGCCAGAAATGAGGAGCGTTCTCGTAATGACCGATAAATTAAAGGCAGAACTCCATCAAATGCATCAGGAGCACAAGGCAATAGTTGCTGCCCTGAAGGCTTTGATTGATGCTGCAAAGGAAGAAAAGAAGATGGAGTATGTACATTTTGCTGAGAAATTGATGTTGCACGCACAAACTGAGGAAGAGGTTTTATATCCAACCTCACTCTTAATAGGTGAATATCTGAAACTAAAACTCAAAAAGTACTAG